One genomic region from Enterobacter hormaechei ATCC 49162 encodes:
- a CDS encoding CS1-pili formation C-terminal domain-containing protein translates to MVKNKLVLPVMMACASGTLPALAHAASSSVVIANYRFPDSLYALLEQGIKIPVYLVNTRPHSAQQGNREGTASKYVRIGDVTLFAKDLKLGLRDVQVQESDNGIRLSKEMRTLLQSINDKQFDDQMRIPVSAGSAFELDQKKMRLLLNLSRSDYGVNIRPREVDIDAPESDDLSGTFSYNLGAYHTESGYGDSWSSGYLNARNWISMGVDHVLIDGSGYVNKSSSDTQMNAVMWERDYQGMRYAAGMLNGWAMQSLASVSGISGGEVYGVSMGNQANSRKRDNTLSLTPVVVYFPTAGEARIRRDGQLIGIQRFDVGNHEIDTSSLPYGIYSIEVEVVSGSRTVSRSMYTVNKPFSSNVSETLRWQMWGGMYSRDKSVVNYKKYAKRKNEQDNTYYYDYDTKHKDTMSLVGASFSKRSGMVDWNASTYMMREHIVSELWASLSLTDSFSVNTQTMAASDGTYRANYGANLSLPWQIGSVWYSHEQLSSGKFLDIYESKGNTWGASFSLPSFGLPSAGNLSLMRQEDDLYRYKRYQLDYSQGLYAGRYGTARLRVGMSRNKYDGYYEEKDRYVMLDFAIPLGNTVSVGVSHNRDTGTALNVSASRQFEGDYLKSATANVSKAFNSRQDRSVSGGGSVNFDTPWNSNILSVQSGMSKGWNSTLTSDGSVGWSKEAIAAGKGTESAGVIVSTGLKSDEALTLKLNGRAERIKGDKTWLSLPAYQAYDLEVMNSETGTESYEIGANARRHITVYPGNTVVMKPQVKKIVTLFGRLVDANGAPIGAMQIKNHVGLTRTENDGRFVIDVDKNNPVLSIATPDDSVCEVRLDIESNRGALWLGDISCDKGDFVWQEAKGTQERDDEKDIRS, encoded by the coding sequence ATGGTGAAAAATAAATTAGTGTTGCCGGTGATGATGGCTTGCGCATCCGGCACGCTGCCCGCGCTTGCGCATGCAGCCTCAAGCTCCGTGGTTATCGCTAATTACCGTTTTCCCGACTCGCTTTATGCACTGCTGGAGCAGGGGATCAAAATTCCCGTCTATCTGGTGAATACGCGTCCACATTCAGCACAACAAGGGAACCGCGAAGGCACGGCGAGCAAATATGTTCGTATCGGTGACGTGACGCTCTTTGCCAAAGATCTGAAGCTGGGGCTAAGGGACGTCCAGGTCCAGGAGTCTGATAACGGCATTCGTCTGTCAAAAGAGATGCGAACGTTATTGCAGAGCATTAACGACAAGCAGTTTGATGACCAGATGCGCATTCCGGTGAGTGCGGGGTCCGCGTTCGAGCTGGATCAGAAAAAAATGCGCCTGTTGCTGAATCTCTCCCGGAGCGATTACGGGGTGAATATTCGCCCGCGTGAGGTGGACATTGATGCGCCGGAGTCTGACGACCTGAGCGGCACGTTCTCCTACAATCTTGGGGCGTATCACACCGAGAGCGGCTACGGCGACAGCTGGTCGTCAGGCTATCTGAACGCGAGAAACTGGATCTCGATGGGCGTTGATCATGTGCTGATCGACGGCTCTGGCTACGTCAACAAGAGCAGTAGCGATACCCAGATGAACGCGGTCATGTGGGAGCGTGACTATCAGGGGATGCGCTACGCCGCGGGCATGCTGAACGGCTGGGCGATGCAGTCTCTGGCAAGCGTCAGCGGGATTTCCGGCGGGGAAGTCTACGGCGTTTCCATGGGCAACCAGGCCAACTCCCGCAAGCGCGATAACACGCTCTCTCTGACGCCGGTGGTGGTCTATTTCCCCACGGCGGGCGAGGCCCGTATTCGTCGTGACGGGCAGCTTATCGGCATTCAGCGCTTTGACGTCGGTAACCATGAGATCGACACCAGCAGCCTGCCCTACGGGATCTACAGCATCGAAGTCGAAGTGGTGAGCGGAAGCCGTACCGTGTCGCGCAGCATGTACACCGTGAATAAGCCCTTCTCCAGCAACGTGTCGGAAACGCTGCGCTGGCAGATGTGGGGCGGGATGTATAGCCGCGATAAATCCGTCGTCAATTATAAAAAATACGCGAAACGCAAAAACGAGCAGGACAACACCTACTACTACGATTACGACACCAAACATAAAGACACCATGTCGCTGGTGGGAGCCTCGTTCAGCAAGCGCAGCGGGATGGTCGACTGGAATGCCTCCACCTACATGATGCGGGAACACATCGTCAGCGAGCTGTGGGCCTCCCTGAGCCTGACGGACTCTTTCTCGGTGAATACCCAGACCATGGCCGCCTCCGACGGAACGTACCGCGCCAACTATGGTGCGAATCTTAGCCTGCCGTGGCAGATCGGTTCGGTGTGGTACTCCCATGAACAGCTCTCCAGCGGCAAGTTCCTGGATATCTATGAGAGCAAGGGCAACACCTGGGGCGCCTCATTTAGCCTGCCGTCGTTTGGTCTGCCCTCGGCGGGCAACCTGAGCCTGATGCGTCAGGAGGATGACCTCTATCGCTATAAACGTTATCAGCTGGACTACTCGCAGGGGTTATACGCCGGTCGCTACGGCACGGCGCGCCTGCGGGTGGGAATGTCGCGTAACAAATACGACGGGTATTACGAAGAGAAAGATCGCTATGTGATGCTCGATTTTGCCATCCCGCTCGGCAATACCGTGTCGGTTGGCGTTTCCCACAATCGCGATACCGGCACAGCATTGAACGTCAGCGCCAGCCGCCAGTTTGAGGGCGACTACCTGAAGTCGGCCACCGCCAACGTGTCGAAAGCCTTTAACAGCCGCCAGGATCGCAGCGTAAGCGGCGGCGGCAGCGTGAATTTCGACACGCCGTGGAACAGCAACATCCTTAGCGTCCAGAGCGGCATGAGCAAAGGCTGGAACTCCACGCTGACCAGTGACGGCAGCGTGGGCTGGTCCAAAGAGGCCATCGCCGCCGGGAAAGGGACCGAAAGCGCAGGGGTGATTGTCAGTACCGGCCTCAAATCTGATGAAGCGCTGACCCTGAAGCTTAATGGCCGGGCGGAACGCATCAAAGGGGATAAAACCTGGCTGTCGCTACCGGCTTACCAGGCCTATGACCTGGAGGTGATGAACAGTGAAACCGGTACGGAAAGCTATGAGATTGGCGCGAATGCACGTCGCCATATCACCGTTTATCCGGGCAACACCGTGGTGATGAAGCCGCAGGTGAAGAAAATCGTCACCCTGTTTGGTCGTCTTGTGGATGCAAACGGTGCCCCGATTGGCGCCATGCAGATCAAAAACCACGTCGGGCTGACCCGGACGGAAAACGACGGCCGCTTTGTGATCGACGTTGATAAGAACAACCCTGTCCTGAGTATCGCCACGCCGGACGACAGCGTCTGCGAAGTGCGCCTGGATATTGAGTCTAACCGCGGTGCGCTGTGGCTCGGGGACATCTCCTGCGACAAAGGCGATTTCGTCTGGCAGGAAGCAAAAGGAACGCAGGAACGTGACGATGAAAAAGATATTCGCTCTTAA
- a CDS encoding HlyD family secretion protein, with product MKLKNRSRQRRALIPHHFSKSYHINAPRLKTVLTLFIAFFLCLLVFAIVFNFSETTLARGVLIPAQGDVEVRARESGTLVDFAVRPGQYVKENDPLFTVSQDYGGKQGSVVQFDRQQMEAEKKRSEQRIQAIEDSIASYRKNLAQQLTLTDKQIAVSRDKVKKLRALLKNSTDTYEAWKSVSGKGYVSKVDLDKSHNDVLNAQLNLTLEESTILELEARKTSLTDSTQSQIDSLSEEQLYVKNRISEIDRNLSSRGSSTMAMLAPSDGYVVAINFPPGRAITQNSEVVVVIRKNTAATMEGYLYVPATGVGRVAKGDKVKLRFDSWPVDKYGSVEATLSDFYEVNIDAHSALIPLQEGQNYYLAKVRVPSWFTDPDKKKRMLMGGMTVNADIVIDRKPLINLLIAPLERVRKRFID from the coding sequence GTGAAATTAAAAAACCGAAGCCGACAGCGGCGGGCGCTGATCCCGCATCACTTCTCAAAAAGCTATCACATCAACGCGCCACGGCTGAAAACCGTGCTGACCTTGTTCATCGCCTTTTTTCTCTGCCTGCTGGTCTTTGCGATTGTCTTTAATTTTTCGGAAACCACGCTGGCACGCGGGGTGCTGATCCCGGCGCAGGGCGATGTGGAAGTCCGCGCCAGAGAGTCCGGTACGCTTGTGGATTTTGCCGTACGGCCTGGCCAGTACGTGAAGGAAAACGATCCGCTGTTTACCGTGTCGCAGGACTATGGCGGCAAGCAGGGCTCGGTGGTGCAGTTTGACCGCCAGCAGATGGAAGCGGAGAAAAAGCGCAGCGAGCAGCGCATTCAGGCCATTGAGGACTCGATTGCGTCGTACCGCAAAAATCTGGCGCAGCAGCTGACGCTCACCGACAAGCAGATAGCCGTGTCCCGCGATAAGGTGAAGAAGCTGCGTGCGCTGCTTAAAAACAGCACCGATACCTATGAGGCGTGGAAATCCGTCTCCGGGAAGGGCTATGTCTCCAAAGTGGATCTCGATAAAAGCCACAACGATGTGCTCAATGCGCAGCTCAACCTGACGCTGGAGGAGAGCACTATCCTTGAACTTGAGGCACGCAAAACCAGCCTGACCGACAGTACCCAGTCGCAAATTGACTCTCTGAGCGAAGAGCAGCTGTACGTGAAAAACCGCATCAGCGAAATCGATCGCAACCTGTCCAGCCGGGGAAGTTCCACCATGGCGATGCTGGCCCCTTCGGATGGCTACGTGGTGGCGATTAACTTCCCGCCTGGCCGGGCCATTACGCAAAACAGCGAGGTGGTGGTGGTGATCCGTAAAAATACCGCGGCGACGATGGAGGGGTATCTGTATGTGCCCGCCACGGGGGTGGGACGCGTGGCGAAGGGCGATAAGGTCAAGCTGCGCTTCGACTCCTGGCCCGTGGATAAATACGGTTCCGTGGAGGCAACACTGTCCGATTTCTATGAGGTAAACATTGATGCCCATTCGGCGCTGATCCCGCTCCAGGAAGGGCAGAACTATTACCTGGCTAAAGTGCGCGTCCCCTCCTGGTTTACCGACCCGGACAAGAAAAAGCGCATGCTGATGGGCGGAATGACGGTGAACGCCGATATCGTTATCGATCGTAAGCCGCTTATCAATCTGCTGATTGCGCCGCTGGAAAGGGTGCGCAAGCGGTTTATCGATTGA
- a CDS encoding fimbria/pilus periplasmic chaperone, with protein MFNLKSAFLFLLFISSSALAINVGKVTTIIPADADSTAKEIKNEADSVRIVSVRAQRISSPMDEGIVINPEKVDELLLTPTRMVMPAGTSNIVKFYYHGNADNKERYYRITFTDEGVSEEVDSGSPKNGTGMTRAVVSTILVVQPRDKKIDFVYVAGKITNKGNTSFRVNATGTCLKPNPESPTTPCSKNFYLMPETSRAIEDINVTDNHFHLGIWDLKQFIPVK; from the coding sequence ATGTTTAACCTCAAATCCGCCTTCTTATTTTTATTATTTATTTCTTCCTCCGCGCTGGCCATTAATGTGGGAAAAGTCACCACCATTATTCCTGCGGATGCTGACTCCACCGCCAAGGAAATAAAAAACGAAGCAGACAGCGTGCGTATTGTTTCTGTTCGCGCACAGCGGATCAGCAGCCCGATGGATGAAGGGATCGTCATTAATCCGGAGAAAGTGGACGAGCTGTTGCTGACGCCCACGCGCATGGTGATGCCTGCCGGTACCAGCAATATTGTCAAATTTTACTATCACGGTAACGCCGATAACAAAGAGCGTTACTACCGCATTACCTTCACGGATGAGGGGGTGAGCGAAGAGGTGGACAGCGGTTCGCCAAAAAACGGCACCGGGATGACGCGCGCGGTGGTGAGCACCATTCTGGTGGTTCAGCCCCGTGATAAGAAGATTGATTTCGTCTATGTGGCGGGAAAAATAACCAATAAAGGGAACACCTCGTTTCGCGTCAATGCGACCGGAACCTGCCTGAAGCCGAATCCGGAATCACCCACCACGCCGTGTAGCAAAAACTTCTACCTGATGCCAGAAACCTCGCGCGCTATCGAGGATATCAACGTTACGGATAACCATTTTCATCTCGGAATATGGGACCTGAAACAGTTCATTCCTGTTAAGTAA
- a CDS encoding winged helix-turn-helix domain-containing protein translates to MKYLIDLTMLYEVDTGMIMINGEEESSIKLSNQAGRLLYELIINNGKTLDRDDLIKKVWEDHGFSGSSVSLNVAVSEIRKAFRTLGCDPLLIKTIRGKGFSLAAHIEHHTVRPPVVSTPGEHSAAEAFATVAHKKDADPPKRILSLHTLFISLCTLLLITVIGTAVLLLHQRDSYAESLKDSDMHLLGKVDRCTVYLIDKNMYQPRQHYFNHVKEVIASQHIDCQHQVADAYYSRFKKSQIENYFLAICYQQDSIDDYKNCISYRSLTGS, encoded by the coding sequence ATGAAGTATCTCATTGATCTCACAATGCTTTATGAAGTGGACACCGGTATGATCATGATTAATGGAGAGGAAGAGTCATCCATTAAGTTATCTAACCAGGCGGGCCGTCTGCTTTATGAACTTATCATCAATAATGGTAAAACACTCGACAGAGACGACCTGATAAAGAAGGTCTGGGAGGATCATGGTTTTTCCGGTTCCTCGGTGAGCCTGAATGTTGCCGTAAGTGAAATCAGAAAAGCATTTCGTACATTAGGATGCGACCCTTTACTGATAAAAACGATACGTGGCAAGGGATTTAGCCTTGCCGCGCATATTGAACATCACACGGTCAGGCCGCCGGTTGTTTCAACGCCTGGCGAACACTCTGCCGCTGAAGCATTCGCTACGGTAGCGCATAAGAAAGATGCCGATCCGCCTAAACGAATACTCTCGCTGCATACGCTCTTTATTTCTCTCTGCACGTTATTACTGATTACCGTTATCGGCACCGCTGTTTTACTGTTGCACCAAAGGGACTCCTATGCCGAGAGCCTGAAAGATTCTGATATGCATCTGCTCGGTAAAGTGGACCGGTGTACGGTATACCTGATCGATAAGAATATGTATCAGCCGCGACAGCACTACTTTAATCACGTAAAAGAGGTCATTGCCAGTCAGCATATCGACTGTCAACACCAGGTTGCAGATGCTTACTATTCCAGGTTTAAAAAGTCGCAGATAGAAAATTATTTCCTGGCTATCTGTTATCAGCAGGACAGTATCGACGATTATAAGAACTGCATTTCTTACAGAAGCCTGACCGGGAGTTAA
- a CDS encoding MBL fold metallo-hydrolase — MNITQIRNATQLITYAGKRFLIDPMLAPKGTYPGFPGTARADIRNPMVELPVDVQTLLDADAVIVTHTHADHWDQYAVELIAKDKLIYVQNDSDAALLRSQGFTNLTIMTGETTYGDIRIVKTHGGQHGTDRAYAVPELAEFLGEACGVVFRHPDEKTLYIAGDTIWRDAVAADLQKHQPDIVVLNAGYAHVIGFGPIIMGEEDLLNVHFLLPQAKIVATHMEALNHCLLTRRALREYVDANEAGDAVSIPQDGETVIF; from the coding sequence ATGAACATTACGCAAATTCGCAATGCCACCCAACTGATCACTTACGCGGGAAAACGCTTTTTAATCGACCCAATGCTGGCGCCAAAAGGCACTTATCCGGGTTTTCCCGGCACGGCGCGGGCTGACATTCGCAACCCGATGGTCGAGCTTCCCGTTGACGTTCAAACGCTTCTGGATGCTGACGCAGTGATCGTTACCCATACTCATGCCGATCACTGGGATCAGTACGCCGTTGAGCTGATCGCCAAAGACAAGCTGATCTACGTGCAAAATGATAGCGATGCCGCGCTGCTGCGCAGCCAGGGATTTACCAACCTGACGATCATGACCGGGGAAACAACGTACGGCGATATCCGGATAGTGAAAACCCACGGCGGCCAGCACGGTACTGACCGCGCTTACGCCGTGCCGGAGCTGGCAGAGTTTCTGGGGGAAGCCTGCGGCGTGGTGTTCCGTCATCCCGATGAAAAGACGCTTTATATCGCAGGGGATACCATCTGGCGCGATGCGGTGGCGGCCGATCTGCAAAAGCACCAGCCGGATATCGTCGTGCTCAACGCCGGTTACGCTCATGTCATTGGGTTTGGGCCGATTATCATGGGGGAAGAAGATCTGCTTAACGTGCATTTCCTGCTGCCACAGGCCAAAATCGTGGCGACCCATATGGAAGCTCTTAACCACTGCCTGCTGACCCGCCGCGCGCTGCGCGAGTATGTTGATGCCAACGAGGCAGGTGACGCGGTGAGCATTCCCCAGGACGGCGAAACCGTTATATTCTGA
- a CDS encoding peptidase domain-containing ABC transporter: MFSLFQYKKQGKTPVIRQHEFTECGLACLAMVLGHYDHHVSVSQLRREIAVSADAGTSMAELMTLASDKNMSGRVLKGEITEIDTSELPLIAFWRGNHFVVIVKIDSRSVTVHDPASGVRRYRLKEAEKLFSGYVLELKPTPCFEKKSPDEKLTLGRLANKSPSLFQRQLLLFVLCIFTLITMLASPTYVQLIMDEAIARSDSDLVILLTAIFAIVFIFEVIGKFLKQLLEILMRNIAYDDLSQSVRHYMLRTQTSWFRSRPPGIVLAIEKSLHACAEFISNGYVQILFSSLIAVTSLLFMLLYNVKIALLTMLLMGVFFLIRFSLIGPYQRAVDDSIERTAQYESLLVETQKGIITLKANNMEQARDAVMDKSQREHIAGLMRKERLLARFDVASLLVINAEQLLVVCFGAWLILEGQMSIGMLYAYISYKRYFSDAMVQVAQKLLDKNALKGPLDRVGDLLFAPSETSQFGKRIVTSPVCLQFEDVSFAYPGREATLQHINMTLKQGEEAVIVGQSGSGKTTLLRLISGMLLASSGTLRINKIPIEECDLSSLRQHIRIVHADDILFTGSILDNIACFDSAPDKEQVIAACRLAEVDHVVARLPHGYETEMLPGNTFFSAGEMQRLVLARALYSQPKLLLCDEVTANLDKTTAQKVLANLRSLGIGLVFVTHSPDVVGCHGRLYTMENGTLRENAP, encoded by the coding sequence ATGTTTTCGCTCTTTCAGTATAAAAAACAGGGGAAGACCCCTGTTATACGCCAGCATGAATTTACCGAATGTGGACTGGCCTGCCTGGCGATGGTGTTGGGGCATTACGACCACCATGTCTCCGTCAGCCAGCTGCGCCGGGAGATTGCCGTTTCCGCCGATGCGGGAACCTCAATGGCGGAATTAATGACCCTCGCCAGCGATAAAAATATGTCTGGCCGGGTGCTTAAAGGCGAAATCACTGAAATAGATACGTCTGAGCTGCCGCTCATCGCCTTCTGGCGCGGCAACCATTTCGTGGTTATCGTGAAGATCGACAGCCGTAGCGTGACCGTACACGATCCCGCCAGCGGCGTGCGTCGTTACCGCCTGAAAGAGGCGGAAAAACTCTTTTCCGGCTATGTGCTTGAGCTTAAGCCCACGCCGTGCTTCGAAAAGAAATCCCCGGATGAAAAACTCACGCTTGGCCGGTTAGCCAATAAATCCCCGAGCCTGTTCCAGCGCCAGCTGCTGCTGTTTGTGCTCTGTATTTTTACCCTCATTACCATGCTGGCTAGCCCCACCTACGTGCAGCTGATTATGGATGAGGCCATTGCCCGCAGCGACAGCGATCTGGTGATCCTGCTCACCGCCATCTTCGCTATCGTCTTTATCTTTGAAGTCATCGGTAAATTCCTCAAGCAGCTGCTTGAGATCCTGATGCGTAACATTGCCTATGACGATTTAAGCCAGTCCGTGCGCCACTACATGCTACGCACCCAGACCAGCTGGTTCCGCTCGCGCCCGCCGGGCATCGTACTGGCCATCGAGAAATCGCTCCACGCCTGCGCGGAGTTCATCAGCAATGGCTACGTGCAAATTCTCTTTTCCAGCCTGATCGCCGTCACCAGCCTGCTGTTTATGCTGCTGTATAACGTCAAAATTGCGCTGCTGACGATGCTGCTGATGGGCGTGTTTTTCCTGATCCGCTTTTCGCTGATTGGCCCCTATCAGCGTGCCGTGGATGACTCCATCGAGCGCACCGCCCAGTATGAATCCCTGCTGGTGGAGACGCAGAAAGGGATCATCACGCTCAAGGCGAACAACATGGAGCAGGCCCGGGATGCGGTGATGGACAAATCCCAGCGCGAACACATCGCCGGGCTGATGCGTAAAGAGCGGTTACTGGCGCGCTTTGATGTGGCGTCGCTGCTGGTGATCAATGCCGAGCAGTTGCTGGTGGTCTGCTTTGGCGCGTGGCTGATCCTGGAAGGGCAGATGAGTATCGGGATGCTGTACGCCTATATCAGCTACAAGCGCTATTTTTCCGATGCCATGGTCCAGGTGGCGCAGAAGCTGCTGGACAAAAATGCCCTCAAGGGGCCGCTGGATCGCGTGGGCGATCTGCTGTTTGCCCCCTCTGAAACCAGCCAGTTTGGGAAGCGGATTGTCACCTCGCCGGTCTGTCTGCAATTTGAGGATGTCTCATTTGCCTATCCTGGCCGGGAGGCCACGCTACAGCATATCAATATGACCCTGAAGCAGGGCGAAGAGGCGGTGATTGTTGGCCAGAGCGGGTCGGGAAAAACCACGCTGCTGCGTCTGATCTCCGGCATGCTGCTGGCATCGTCTGGCACGCTGCGGATCAATAAGATCCCCATTGAGGAGTGCGATCTCTCCTCGCTGCGCCAGCACATCCGCATCGTCCATGCGGACGATATTCTCTTCACCGGCTCGATTCTGGACAACATCGCCTGCTTTGACAGCGCGCCGGATAAAGAGCAGGTCATTGCCGCGTGCCGACTGGCGGAAGTGGACCACGTCGTCGCCCGGCTGCCGCACGGTTACGAAACGGAGATGCTGCCGGGGAACACCTTTTTCTCGGCCGGGGAGATGCAGCGTCTGGTTCTGGCGCGCGCCTTGTACAGCCAGCCTAAGCTGCTACTGTGTGACGAAGTGACGGCGAACCTGGATAAGACGACCGCGCAAAAGGTGCTGGCGAACCTGCGAAGCCTGGGGATTGGCCTGGTGTTTGTCACCCACTCGCCGGACGTGGTGGGTTGCCATGGGCGTCTCTATACCATGGAAAACGGCACTCTGCGGGAGAATGCGCCATGA
- a CDS encoding common pilus major fimbrillin subunit EcpA — MNKLNAIVLGSLLSVSALSAVNAAETTASATWQATATKDSESDLVVTPTRALNFVYSANTKSFNTDTGLFDVAIRGDHSTATSFKLEAILDDSNNTLFSVGGEATKLKVGARWGGNDLGSIGGTVGAKSTAWTTLVDSSSNTGVSSGLWNLTTSAGAVADTEITGQDKFVFYVDSAQDNAGTAKEFKDLTNSLWEGTVSVAFRATWG, encoded by the coding sequence ATGAACAAACTGAACGCTATCGTTCTGGGCTCCCTGCTGTCTGTTTCTGCCCTGAGCGCAGTTAATGCAGCAGAAACGACGGCGTCTGCCACCTGGCAGGCAACCGCAACCAAAGACAGCGAATCCGATCTGGTTGTTACGCCAACACGTGCTTTGAACTTTGTTTACAGCGCCAATACCAAATCTTTCAACACCGATACCGGTCTGTTTGATGTGGCTATCCGTGGCGATCACTCGACGGCGACCAGCTTCAAACTCGAAGCCATCCTCGACGATTCCAACAACACGCTGTTCAGCGTGGGCGGTGAAGCGACCAAGCTGAAAGTGGGTGCACGTTGGGGCGGTAACGACCTGGGCTCTATCGGTGGCACCGTGGGAGCGAAATCAACCGCATGGACCACGCTGGTGGATTCCTCTTCTAACACCGGCGTCTCTTCTGGCCTGTGGAACCTGACCACCAGCGCTGGCGCTGTGGCTGATACCGAAATTACCGGCCAGGACAAATTCGTCTTCTACGTTGACTCCGCTCAGGACAACGCGGGTACAGCGAAAGAGTTCAAAGACCTGACCAACAGCCTGTGGGAAGGGACCGTGTCTGTTGCGTTCCGCGCAACCTGGGGCTAA
- a CDS encoding fimbrial protein, translating into MFKSIMTVSLLAAAIASTSAVAADNSAGGIINFTGAITDTTCTINGGKSADFTVALSPISVKDAGTTVGLITKNKKSIALTFSGCTPAAGTTGTPLKVYFSSADNISTDGKYLVNNSVNENDASVARNVGFALVEPGSSTPITLNQAYTTNIMGTATAPDSETLTLDVYYYKTNAAAATVGELSSNVTYTISYL; encoded by the coding sequence ATGTTCAAATCGATCATGACCGTATCACTGCTGGCCGCCGCTATTGCCTCTACCAGCGCAGTGGCCGCAGACAATTCGGCGGGTGGTATCATTAACTTTACCGGCGCAATTACCGATACAACCTGTACCATTAACGGCGGTAAAAGCGCAGACTTTACCGTTGCGCTTTCCCCTATTTCGGTAAAAGATGCAGGCACCACGGTTGGCCTGATCACTAAGAATAAAAAATCTATTGCGCTGACCTTCTCGGGTTGTACGCCAGCCGCAGGCACGACCGGTACTCCGCTGAAAGTCTATTTCTCCAGCGCGGATAATATCTCCACTGACGGTAAATACCTGGTGAATAACAGCGTGAACGAAAACGATGCCAGCGTGGCGCGTAATGTCGGCTTTGCGTTAGTGGAACCAGGTTCGTCTACGCCGATTACCCTGAATCAGGCTTACACGACAAATATTATGGGTACCGCGACCGCGCCAGATTCCGAAACGCTGACGCTGGATGTTTATTACTATAAAACCAACGCCGCTGCCGCCACGGTGGGCGAGTTAAGCTCTAACGTAACATATACCATTTCCTACCTGTAA
- a CDS encoding GlxA family transcriptional regulator yields the protein MPLINVAIVAVDGFSPFHYSVPCILFGDTVSGEKRFNVTICAEKPGFLNSKDGFALHATQDFSAIASAEIVVVPYWQHVLERPPQTLLDSLVQARDNGAEIVGLCLGSFVLGYAGILSGKRAATHWEFERQFQSLFPDVRLDINALYVDDGNMITSAGTAAALDCCLYIIRQRFGSVVANQIARRMIVPPHREGGQAQFIAQPVPKDTRDGRINCLIDYLQQHISEPHNLDSLAEVVSMSRRTLTRHFFKATGMSVADWLTAERLRRSQILLESGNLPIENVAGQVGFLSAVTYRQQFKARFGVSPAEWRKTFRTRQ from the coding sequence ATGCCGCTTATTAACGTTGCCATTGTCGCGGTGGACGGGTTTAGCCCGTTCCACTACTCCGTCCCCTGCATCCTGTTTGGCGACACGGTATCCGGGGAAAAGCGCTTTAACGTCACGATCTGCGCTGAAAAACCGGGATTCCTGAACTCGAAAGACGGTTTTGCCCTGCATGCGACGCAGGATTTTTCCGCGATCGCATCGGCTGAAATTGTGGTTGTACCCTACTGGCAGCACGTTCTGGAGCGCCCGCCTCAGACGCTGCTCGACAGCCTGGTTCAGGCCAGAGACAACGGGGCGGAAATTGTTGGGCTGTGTCTGGGATCGTTTGTGCTGGGCTATGCGGGCATACTCAGCGGCAAACGGGCCGCCACCCACTGGGAGTTTGAACGCCAGTTCCAGTCGCTATTTCCGGACGTCCGACTGGATATCAACGCCCTCTACGTGGATGACGGTAATATGATTACCTCGGCGGGTACCGCCGCCGCGCTCGACTGCTGTTTGTACATTATCCGCCAGCGCTTTGGCAGCGTCGTCGCCAATCAGATTGCCCGCCGGATGATCGTCCCGCCGCACCGAGAGGGCGGGCAGGCGCAGTTTATTGCGCAACCTGTACCGAAAGATACCCGTGATGGGCGGATCAACTGTCTGATTGACTACCTTCAGCAGCATATTTCCGAACCACATAACCTGGACTCTCTTGCGGAAGTGGTGTCGATGAGCCGGCGCACGCTGACCCGCCATTTTTTCAAGGCGACGGGCATGAGCGTTGCCGACTGGCTTACCGCCGAGCGCCTGCGGCGCAGCCAGATCCTGCTGGAGTCCGGCAACCTGCCAATCGAAAACGTCGCCGGGCAGGTGGGTTTTTTATCAGCGGTGACGTATCGGCAGCAGTTTAAGGCGCGCTTTGGCGTCAGCCCGGCGGAGTGGCGCAAGACGTTTCGTACTCGCCAGTAG